The following coding sequences are from one Betaproteobacteria bacterium window:
- the hybB gene encoding Ni/Fe-hydrogenase cytochrome b subunit, giving the protein MSAHRHAAPAPVGGSLLNPATFVCGVLVLAMLAVLITRFLFGLGAVTNLNDGYPWGIWVVVDVIIGSAFACGGFSVAMLVYIFNRGEYHPLVRPALLASLFGYTLAGVGVIFDLGRYWNFWHIFAPGYANPNSVMFEVAVCISAYILVMWIEFSPAFLEHWGLKDARKKLDKVLFVVIALGTLLPMMHQSSLGTLLVVMGPQVNPLWQTPVVPLLYLLTAIAIGYGVVLFESCVASSAYRRQIEVHLLEPMAKVMLGVLGAYLVVRFGDLVVRGALGNAFRPSLEAFVFWIENLAFLAPFVLVGSAAARRNPARLFLAGVAIMVGGVFLRLNGFLIGYDTGLGVDTGWNYFPSIAEMIVTAGMFALEVLAYIIITRRFPVLPREGAAAAH; this is encoded by the coding sequence ATGAGCGCCCATCGTCACGCAGCGCCCGCCCCGGTGGGCGGCAGCCTGCTCAATCCGGCGACCTTCGTGTGCGGCGTCCTGGTGCTCGCCATGCTGGCCGTTCTGATCACCCGCTTCCTCTTCGGCCTGGGGGCGGTCACCAACCTGAACGACGGCTACCCCTGGGGCATCTGGGTGGTGGTCGATGTCATCATCGGTTCCGCCTTCGCCTGCGGCGGCTTCTCGGTGGCCATGCTGGTCTATATCTTCAACCGCGGCGAGTATCACCCGCTGGTGCGGCCGGCGCTGCTGGCGAGCCTCTTCGGCTACACCCTGGCCGGGGTCGGCGTCATTTTCGACCTGGGGCGCTACTGGAACTTCTGGCACATCTTCGCGCCGGGCTACGCCAATCCCAACTCGGTCATGTTCGAGGTGGCGGTGTGCATCTCGGCCTACATCCTGGTGATGTGGATCGAGTTCTCGCCGGCCTTCCTGGAGCACTGGGGCCTGAAGGACGCCCGCAAGAAGCTGGACAAGGTGCTCTTCGTCGTCATCGCCCTCGGCACCCTGCTGCCCATGATGCACCAGTCGTCCCTGGGGACGCTCCTGGTGGTGATGGGGCCCCAGGTCAATCCCCTGTGGCAGACCCCCGTCGTGCCGCTCCTTTACCTGCTGACCGCCATCGCCATCGGCTACGGGGTGGTGCTCTTCGAGTCCTGCGTGGCGTCTTCGGCCTACCGGCGGCAGATCGAAGTCCATCTGCTGGAACCCATGGCCAAGGTCATGCTGGGGGTGCTGGGCGCCTACCTGGTGGTGCGCTTCGGCGATCTGGTGGTGCGCGGCGCCCTGGGCAACGCCTTCCGTCCCAGCCTGGAAGCCTTCGTCTTCTGGATCGAGAACCTGGCCTTCCTGGCGCCCTTCGTCCTGGTCGGGTCGGCTGCCGCCCGGCGCAATCCGGCCCGGCTCTTCCTTGCCGGGGTGGCCATCATGGTGGGCGGCGTCTTCCTGCGCCTCAACGGCTTCCTCATCGGCTACGACACGGGCCTGGGCGTCGACACGGGCTGGAACTACTTCCCGTCCATCGCCGAAATGATCGTCACCGCCGGCATGTTCGCGCTGGAAGTCCTCGCCTACATCATCATCACCCGCCGTTTCCCGGTGCTGCCCCGCGAGGGTGCCGCCGCGGCCCACTGA